The genomic stretch TCCAAAAAGATCAGGTCCGAACTCGGCTGGCAGCAAAAGCACTCAGATGTTGAGAAGATCATCTCCGATACCTGGAAATGGATGGAAAGACATCCCCACGGATACTGAAAATGCAAAAAAAGAAGATATTATACCTGTTTTCCGATACCGGCGGCGGTCACAGGAGCTCGGCTTCGGCTATTATGAAGGCCGTAGAGGAGCTCAAGAAGAAAGACGCTCCGCTGCAGGAGATGGTGGATGTGTTCACGGAATGCAGCGCGTTCCTCGGCATGCTCGCGAAATTATACGGCCCGGTCATAAAATATTCGCCAAAGATGTGGGGAGTGCTGTATCACTGGCTGAACGACATGAAAAAGATGCAGCAGATGGAAAAACTGGCAAGGCCGTTCATACAAAAAGAACTAGGGCGCCTCATTCTCGACAGGAAACCTGACATCATCGTATCTGTGCATCCCCTGTTGAACCACCTGACGGTAGCGGCCATGGAAGATGTTAAGTACATTGTTCCGTTGATAACGGTAGTTACCGATCCCGTGAGCCTTCACAGGGCCTGGGTCTGCCCGGATGCCGACATGATCATAGTGGCGACGCAAGACGCAAAAAGACATGCGCTGGAATACGGCGGCGACAAGAATAAGATCAGGGTCATAGGCCTTCCCATTGACCCTAGGTTCGCAAAACCGGCGGCTTCAAAAGCTATGAAAAAGCGCGAGCTCGGGCTTGACCCCGGCAGATTCACGGTGCTTCTGATGGGCGGCGGGGAGGGCGGCGGAAACATGCTTAAGATAGTGCGGTCTATAGACAAGGCGGGGCTGAATATTCAGCTGATAGTGATAGCCGGCAGGAACGAGAAACTGAAAAAACAACTTGAGATTATGTCGGAAAGACTTTCATACAGGATGAAGGTCTACGGATTCACGAACGAAGTGCCTGAGATAATGAGCGCTTCCGACCTCATAATAACTAAAGCAGGTCCGGGGTCGATCGCGGAAGCCCTGGCAAAGGAACTTCCGATAGTGATCACGAGCTGGCTTCCCGGCCAGGAAGAAGGCAATGTCAATTACGTCCTTGATAAACGTCTCGGGGTGATATGCCGGGACTTCAGGCAGATCGCAAAAACGATAAAAGAAATGCAGGCGCCTAAAAACCTCAACAGGATCAGGGCGAACATCAAAAAAGTAAATAATCCCCGCGCGGTGTTCGAGATAGCGCATATCATACTTGAGAAAATCCCGCTCAGATGATATTCTGAATTAAGCAGATAATATTTTGGGAGGAAAAAAGTGAAAAAACTATTTTTGGTCATTTTACTGGTCTGTTTCGTGGTATCACCCGTCCATGCCGCCAAGAAAAAAACACCTAAGGGATTGCTTTCAAGTACCAAGGAGATAAAGTTCAGGGACGTTCCGGATTCGCACTGGGCGGCAAAATCGGTCTACAAGCTTGTAAAGCTCGGGGTGACCCAGGGTTATCCGGACGGAACTTTCCGCGGAACAAAGACGATAACGAGGTTCGAGACCGCCGTTTTCCTCTCAAAACTGGCCGACAGCGTGGGGTCAGCAGGGATGGAGAAACTTACCGAAGAGCTGAAATCCGAACTGAAAGCGATGAAGGATGAAATGGCGGAAAAAGGCTTCATGAGTTCAAAGGGAAGCTTCGAGCTGGATTATTATCTGGGCAACATTTTTTACAACACGGCTGACTACTCGGGACAGAGAGCGCCGCAGGGCCCTGTCATGGATTACCGCCTGATTGCGGATTTTTCTTCAAATCTAGGGCAGAACCAGTCCGTAAAAGCGACTTTGGACACAATGGACGGCGGTTTTTACGGGGGAGGACAGGACCTTCTGACAAGATTGATCGATATCCAGGGCACGATCAAGACAAAGCTCTGGTCTCCCGCGACCATAACCGTAAGCGCTGGACCGGGACCCCAGAGGCATCTTTTCGGCGGCAATATCATGCCGTCGGAGTACGGCAGGACTTATGTCAGGCCATACACCGGCGTCAGTCTTTCTACGGCACTTTACGGCGCGGGATTTAACGCTTCATATTACGCGCACAACATAAAAGCGACCGACCCGTCCACCCCGGGCGAGGTTGGAGTGAACCAGATAAGCGGCAGTCTTTCATGGGCATACAGTAAATGGTCATTGCTGAACAGCGGCACCGTGACTTTGAGCGCCGATTATTTTTCCAGGAACACAGGGACAGGTTCAAGCGCGCTCACAAATTTCAGGCCGTCGATAAGCATCTCCGCTAATCCGAAAAAAAATCTTCTTGTTTCCGGACAGATAAAAGCAGGCTCTTCAAAAGATATCGGGACTCACAGGCTTGCATTGATCGGAGAATTGGCCGCGACCGAACTTCTGGCAGGCAGGACGGACCTGGACGTAAAGGTAGTTCTTGCAGGCGGCGATTATATAGTTGAACCGGATAATCTTGACGAATGGACGCTGCTCGGGTATGACCCTTTTGACAGGCCTCTCGTGAATGGCGTCAAATCGATCCAGGCACAGCTGAAGCATTCTTTCACTGACAGCATCACCCTTGTCGGCAAGGGGATGTACAATATGTCGTCGGGATTTATGTTCGGCACCGGACATTCAGGTTCAAGGGCCACTGTCGAGGGAGGTCTGAACTTCACCCTTTCAGATACCGGATCGTTTTATGCGGGTTACAGGATAGATAAAGATCCCAACGCGTCGATCCAAACGACCGACCTGTTCATAATGAAGCTTATCTGCGCTTTCTGATAAGGTCCTTATGGAAACGGACAAAAACCGGGCAGACAAAGAACATCTTGCCGGAACAAGACTTATAGGCCGAAATATTTACAGATATGACCGCGTATCCTCCACCAATGATGTCTGCCGCATGCTTGGGGAAAAGTCTGACACAGAAGGCCTTGTCATAATAGCGGATGTACAGGATAAAGGCCGCGGAAGATTCGACAGAAAATGGTATTCCCGCGACCCAGGCGGCCTCTATTTCTCCATATTATTAAGGCCCTCTTTTGATCAAAAGTATTTCCCGCTGAT from Candidatus Saganbacteria bacterium encodes the following:
- a CDS encoding glycosyltransferase, whose amino-acid sequence is MQKKKILYLFSDTGGGHRSSASAIMKAVEELKKKDAPLQEMVDVFTECSAFLGMLAKLYGPVIKYSPKMWGVLYHWLNDMKKMQQMEKLARPFIQKELGRLILDRKPDIIVSVHPLLNHLTVAAMEDVKYIVPLITVVTDPVSLHRAWVCPDADMIIVATQDAKRHALEYGGDKNKIRVIGLPIDPRFAKPAASKAMKKRELGLDPGRFTVLLMGGGEGGGNMLKIVRSIDKAGLNIQLIVIAGRNEKLKKQLEIMSERLSYRMKVYGFTNEVPEIMSASDLIITKAGPGSIAEALAKELPIVITSWLPGQEEGNVNYVLDKRLGVICRDFRQIAKTIKEMQAPKNLNRIRANIKKVNNPRAVFEIAHIILEKIPLR
- a CDS encoding S-layer homology domain-containing protein; amino-acid sequence: MKKLFLVILLVCFVVSPVHAAKKKTPKGLLSSTKEIKFRDVPDSHWAAKSVYKLVKLGVTQGYPDGTFRGTKTITRFETAVFLSKLADSVGSAGMEKLTEELKSELKAMKDEMAEKGFMSSKGSFELDYYLGNIFYNTADYSGQRAPQGPVMDYRLIADFSSNLGQNQSVKATLDTMDGGFYGGGQDLLTRLIDIQGTIKTKLWSPATITVSAGPGPQRHLFGGNIMPSEYGRTYVRPYTGVSLSTALYGAGFNASYYAHNIKATDPSTPGEVGVNQISGSLSWAYSKWSLLNSGTVTLSADYFSRNTGTGSSALTNFRPSISISANPKKNLLVSGQIKAGSSKDIGTHRLALIGELAATELLAGRTDLDVKVVLAGGDYIVEPDNLDEWTLLGYDPFDRPLVNGVKSIQAQLKHSFTDSITLVGKGMYNMSSGFMFGTGHSGSRATVEGGLNFTLSDTGSFYAGYRIDKDPNASIQTTDLFIMKLICAF